In Mustela nigripes isolate SB6536 chromosome 2, MUSNIG.SB6536, whole genome shotgun sequence, a single window of DNA contains:
- the TEX55 gene encoding testis-specific expressed protein 55, translated as MEEPSEEAPAESLAPESTAKSPDDSHTDGQEDNWQNQDEENVEDQTDPRTVEQAAQRMSGQTDRKGSEPTGLQASDQMDLRGSDHANVAQRSASDQDDPRMYAQTDRRTSRQSNRVQVEETDSQMFLPPEQRTSEQSERRKSPHQAESRDYGQIDRRISSQTEPRAYEQSHHRSSVSSEQRASEQIGHRMPSQSDNRTLEQIDSRLSGLVKRRTSEKIGHRPSNQADLVPSLKTHQDVYEEAADQADRSADHLFVDNADYSEEMEHLMAEENYYKDYLANYGAPGQYDDRIFAQFGDIKAYKEAEPRIEPCEFETKETTGDNSPVSVETDNESETYLPTFGSFSARFTSDLQAKDQVYSQRFPYISPKLDYIISQEKTEAVETKPDDIPEHQEGRKSFGYNQTYRRQFPPIVYEDPYQVSLRYMEKHHILQIFQITENLVYEKPEDPLSFMLCQVQEMIENRDKSETYKE; from the exons ATGGAAGAGCCTTCCGAAGAGGCTCCCGCAGAATCCTTGGCACCTGAAAGCACAGCCAAGTCCCCAGATGACAGCCACACAGATGGCCAGGAAGACAACTGGCAGAACCaggatgaagaaaatgtagaGGACCAGACTGATCCCAGAACAGTTGAGCAGGCTGCCCAAAGAATGTCCGGACAGACTGACCGCAAAGGATCTGAACCCACCGGGCTCCAAGCTTCTGATCAAATGGATCTCAGGGGATCCGACCACGCTAATGTTGCTCAGCGTAGTGCATCTGATCAGGACGACCCAAGAATGTATGCACAGACAGACAGGAGGACATCTAGACAATCCAATCGTGTACAGGTGGAAGAAACTGACAGCCAGATGTTTCTACCACCTGAACAAAGAACTTCTGAGCAGTCTGAACGCAGGAAGTCCCCCCACCAGGCTGAAAGCAGAGATTACGGGCAGATTGACCGCAGAATCTCCAGCCAGACTGAGCCAAGAGCTTATGAGCAGAGTCACCATAGATCGTCTGTCTCATCAGAACAACGAGCCTCTGAACAGATTGGCCACAGAATGCCCAGCCAGTCTGACAACAGAACTTTAGAACAGATCGACAGCAGGTTGTCTGGCCTGGTCAAACGAAGAACTTCTGAAAAGATTGGTCATAGACCATCTAACCAAGCTGACCTCGTACCATCTCTAAAGACTCACCAAGATGTGTATGAGGAAGCTGCTGACCAAGCTGACCGCAGTGCCGATCACCTTTTCGTTGACAATGCTGACTACAGCGAGGAGATGGAACACTTAATGGCTGAAGAGAATTACTACAAGGACTACCTAGCTAACTATGGAGCACCTGGCCAGTATGACGACAGAATATTTGCCCAGTTTGGTGACATTAAGGCGTACAAAGAAGCTGAGCCCAGAATAGAACCCTGTGAATTTGAGACCAAAGAAACCACCGGTGACAATTCTCCAGTTTCAGTTGAGACTGACAATGAAAGTGAGACCTATCTGCCAACCTTTGGCTCATTTAGTGCCAGATTCACCAGTGATTTGCAAGCAAAAGACCAAGTATATTCCCAGAGATTCCCCTATATCTCACCCAAGTTGGACTATATCATCAGTCAAGAAAAAACTGAAGCTGTAGAAACCAAGCCT GATGATATTCCAGAAcaccaagaaggaaggaaatcttttGGATATAATCAAACTTATAGGAGGCAGTTCCCTCCTATTGTATATGAAGATCCTTATCAAGTTTCACTACGATACATGGAGAAGCACCACATTCTGCAAATATTCCAG ATCACTGAGAACTTAGTCTATGAAAAGCCAGAGGACCCCCTCAGTTTTATGCTGTGCCAG GTACAGGAAATGatagaaaacagagacaaaagtGAAACCTACAAAGAATGA